From the Luteolibacter rhizosphaerae genome, one window contains:
- the murI gene encoding glutamate racemase, translating to MRNAPLGIFDSGVGGLTVVRAVQQLLPAEDIVYLGDTARVPYGSKSPETIRQFSHEDVRFLLDRGVKTVVVACNTATAHALPSLQERYQVPIIGVIEPGVEAVLADPGAQRIGIIATRGTVRSHAYQHALALKRTGLILHATPAPLLVPLVEEDWLDHPSTHAALHTYLDPMLERGIDTLLLACTHYPLLVPVLKQFLPDGVRLVDSATTCAEHVKNELTKLELLADGNTGKLEIHLTDLSDQFEDLSRRFLAKSPGRIMRVTL from the coding sequence ATGCGCAACGCCCCTCTGGGCATCTTCGATTCCGGCGTCGGCGGCCTCACGGTCGTCCGCGCCGTCCAGCAACTCCTTCCCGCGGAAGACATTGTCTATCTAGGCGATACCGCGCGGGTGCCCTATGGCTCGAAGAGCCCGGAGACGATCCGCCAGTTCTCGCATGAGGATGTGCGCTTCCTGCTGGACCGTGGCGTGAAGACCGTGGTCGTGGCCTGCAATACCGCGACCGCCCACGCCCTGCCTTCCCTGCAAGAGCGCTATCAGGTGCCGATCATCGGCGTCATCGAGCCGGGCGTGGAGGCCGTGCTGGCAGACCCCGGCGCGCAGCGGATCGGGATCATCGCCACGCGGGGCACGGTGCGATCGCATGCCTATCAGCACGCGCTGGCCCTGAAGCGCACCGGGCTGATCCTGCACGCCACCCCCGCCCCGCTGCTGGTGCCGCTGGTGGAGGAGGACTGGCTGGACCATCCCTCGACCCACGCGGCCCTGCACACCTATCTCGATCCCATGCTGGAGCGCGGCATCGACACCCTACTGCTGGCCTGCACGCACTACCCGCTGCTGGTGCCGGTGTTGAAGCAGTTCCTGCCGGATGGCGTGCGCCTCGTGGACTCTGCCACCACCTGCGCGGAGCATGTGAAGAACGAGCTGACCAAGCTGGAGCTGTTAGCCGATGGGAACACGGGCAAGCTGGAGATCCATCTCACCGATCTCTCCGACCAGTTCGAGGATCTCTCACGGAGGTTCCTCGCGAAGTCCCCGGGGCGGATCATGCGGGTCACGCTGTGA
- a CDS encoding DUF456 domain-containing protein — translation MWDSAWQTITEWGGWHTVGTSFAWVITSCLLIAGLIGCIIPILPGHLILLFAAIAHRLMLGREESGMEWWSFVILTVLLTVSQIFEFAAGAAGTKWFGGTKWGAWGALLGGLVGMFFFPVGLIAGPLIGAFAFEKLFAKQELKPAAVSGVGSVVGTVAGMGMKLAIGIVMIVWFFVDCFWIG, via the coding sequence ATGTGGGACTCCGCCTGGCAAACGATTACGGAATGGGGCGGTTGGCATACGGTGGGCACGAGCTTCGCCTGGGTGATCACGTCCTGCTTGCTGATTGCCGGCCTGATCGGCTGCATCATTCCGATCCTCCCCGGACACCTGATCCTGTTGTTCGCTGCCATCGCGCACCGTTTGATGCTCGGTCGTGAGGAGTCCGGCATGGAGTGGTGGTCCTTCGTGATCCTGACGGTGCTGCTCACGGTCTCCCAGATCTTCGAATTCGCTGCGGGAGCGGCTGGCACAAAGTGGTTCGGCGGCACGAAGTGGGGTGCCTGGGGTGCGCTACTCGGGGGCCTTGTCGGCATGTTCTTCTTCCCTGTCGGGCTTATCGCCGGCCCGCTCATCGGTGCCTTCGCTTTCGAAAAGCTCTTCGCAAAGCAGGAGCTCAAGCCCGCCGCCGTTTCCGGGGTCGGTTCGGTGGTCGGCACCGTTGCTGGCATGGGCATGAAGCTGGCGATCGGGATCGTGATGATCGTCTGGTTCTTCGTGGACTGCTTCTGGATAGGTTAA
- a CDS encoding MBL fold metallo-hydrolase, producing the protein MSRRYSNPWPHEDHSVLSLLRWRLGRMPNDERFTTDDSPAPLVPFTPAAPPEQGWRITWLGHASFLIQGLGHSFLIDPVFADHCAPFPIKSLYRRVPPPCRIEDLPKIDAILLTHSHYDHLDLASLRTIGTDIPVVISSGHSKWLRGKGFTHVRELAWNESLELFPGIKLSSTPAQHFSARTPFDRNVGHWCGWLLEGGGVKLWHAGDTGYCPAFQEIGEKHGPIDFAMIPIGAYSPRWFMRPIHIDPEEAVQVFLDARCKRAIAMHWGTFPLTDEPMSEPPLRLRRAVAEAGLAEDAFTTGAVGQSWTLH; encoded by the coding sequence ATGAGCCGCCGCTACTCCAACCCCTGGCCACACGAAGATCATTCCGTCCTGTCGCTGCTGCGCTGGCGGCTCGGCCGGATGCCGAATGACGAGCGCTTCACCACGGACGACAGCCCAGCGCCGTTAGTCCCCTTCACGCCGGCCGCTCCGCCGGAGCAGGGCTGGCGGATCACTTGGCTCGGGCATGCTTCCTTCCTGATTCAGGGCCTCGGGCACAGCTTCCTGATCGACCCCGTCTTCGCCGATCACTGCGCGCCGTTTCCGATCAAGTCGCTCTATCGCCGTGTTCCGCCACCCTGCCGGATCGAGGACTTGCCCAAGATCGACGCGATCCTGCTGACCCATTCTCACTACGATCATCTCGATCTCGCCTCGTTGCGCACCATCGGCACGGACATCCCGGTGGTGATCTCATCCGGCCACTCGAAGTGGCTTCGGGGAAAGGGCTTCACTCATGTCCGTGAGCTGGCTTGGAACGAATCGCTGGAGCTCTTCCCCGGAATCAAGCTGAGTTCCACCCCGGCCCAACATTTCTCCGCCCGCACACCCTTCGACCGGAATGTCGGCCATTGGTGCGGTTGGTTGTTAGAGGGCGGCGGCGTGAAGCTCTGGCATGCAGGTGATACTGGCTACTGCCCGGCCTTCCAAGAGATCGGCGAGAAGCATGGTCCCATCGACTTCGCCATGATCCCGATCGGTGCCTACTCGCCGCGCTGGTTCATGCGGCCGATCCACATCGACCCGGAGGAAGCCGTGCAGGTCTTTCTGGACGCGCGTTGCAAGCGAGCCATCGCCATGCACTGGGGCACCTTCCCGCTCACCGATGAACCGATGTCCGAGCCGCCGCTGCGGCTTCGTCGCGCCGTAGCGGAAGCCGGTTTGGCGGAGGATGCCTTCACCACCGGAGCCGTGGGCCAGAGTTGGACGCTTCACTGA
- a CDS encoding NfeD family protein, with product MSLDAKTLWLLVGVVLIMVEFFAPGVIIVFFGIGAIITALTTWMGLTDGIGEQAAVFGISSAILLFGLRRYVKKWFVGDSTNFNHSDDDFTGREARVITSLPGHGGDGQVEIKGANWKARSEVAIPAGSTVIIERREGLTFHVRPRR from the coding sequence ATGTCTCTCGATGCAAAAACCCTCTGGCTCCTCGTAGGAGTCGTGCTCATCATGGTCGAATTTTTCGCCCCGGGGGTGATCATCGTGTTTTTCGGGATCGGCGCGATCATCACGGCGCTGACGACTTGGATGGGCCTGACCGACGGAATCGGCGAGCAGGCGGCGGTTTTCGGGATCAGCTCGGCGATCCTGCTCTTCGGTCTGCGCCGCTACGTGAAGAAGTGGTTCGTGGGCGATTCGACGAATTTCAACCACAGCGACGACGATTTCACCGGTCGCGAAGCACGCGTGATCACCTCGCTACCGGGTCACGGCGGCGATGGCCAAGTGGAGATCAAGGGTGCGAACTGGAAGGCCCGCAGCGAAGTCGCCATTCCTGCCGGCAGCACGGTGATCATCGAGCGCCGCGAAGGCCTCACTTTCCACGTCCGCCCCCGCCGCTGA
- a CDS encoding DUF6797 domain-containing protein → MRPYLAPIVIAAAALPSHAAQWYEEMQIGPAWSNSFAGTFDGQEQIAAVKGVLLDLGDGTRALFDTETLRIVSVYKGGVHWGGTPWTGAHGALVKIANEKDLLFNTVPGPGWADESGSFGDKRTEMSFTVYTADRKASQVTAACGNIPQAKYKGFYRSGSRIVFEYLVNGTKVLETLESGPDGLTRYFEVGAHEKPLTLLVADDKAFKVDGTKAKSEGGLSVATDGAGVTLGAAAEKNTRLTATLAPASGATVFTVSYARGEAKPVKPLSPIGLTKGGEGLWKETITTAGSTSSDTKSPWVTDTLTLPENNPWKANIRFGGFDFIDEDSAALSAWNGDVWIVKGIKGDLSKLEWKRYAAGLFEPLGVKVVDGDIYVHGRDQITKLKDLNQDGEADQFECFFNGVAVSPNFHEFAFDLQTDSDGNFYFSKAAPVKPGGRGFDTIFPNHGTVMRLSKDGSSFEVIATGLRAPGGVGVGPNGEITTGENEGTWQPCCKINFITADQRPAFFGTEPSRQTLKDAPYTEPLCYLPMDVDNSGGSQIWVPQGVKWGLKPGELIHLSYGQSSLYRVLNASAEGTLQGGVVRIPVNLGSSAMRARFHKDGSLFVAGFRGWQTNAASECAFQRVRYTGGTVTIPDKLEITEKGVRLHFEAKLDEELATDTESYTASRWNYVRGPQYGSGEFSADKPDTEAEKIALEKESKEHHNRDTVEVSAARLLEDGQTVELDLAGHKPSMQLKVSWDLESSEGEVLKGDLHATVRKMGK, encoded by the coding sequence ATGCGCCCGTATCTTGCACCGATCGTCATCGCCGCCGCCGCACTGCCGTCCCATGCCGCCCAGTGGTATGAGGAAATGCAGATCGGCCCCGCATGGAGCAATTCCTTCGCCGGTACCTTCGACGGCCAGGAGCAGATCGCCGCGGTAAAGGGCGTGCTGCTCGATCTGGGCGACGGCACCCGCGCGCTCTTCGACACGGAGACGCTGCGCATCGTGAGCGTCTACAAGGGCGGCGTGCACTGGGGCGGCACCCCATGGACCGGTGCCCACGGCGCGCTGGTCAAGATCGCCAACGAAAAGGATCTCCTCTTCAACACGGTCCCCGGCCCCGGCTGGGCGGATGAGAGCGGCAGCTTCGGCGACAAGCGCACGGAGATGTCCTTCACCGTCTACACCGCCGACCGCAAGGCCAGCCAGGTGACCGCCGCCTGCGGCAACATCCCGCAGGCCAAATACAAGGGCTTCTACCGCTCCGGTTCCCGGATCGTCTTCGAATACCTCGTCAACGGCACCAAGGTGCTCGAAACGCTGGAGTCCGGCCCGGACGGCCTGACCCGTTACTTCGAGGTGGGTGCCCACGAGAAGCCGCTGACCCTGCTGGTTGCGGATGACAAGGCATTCAAGGTGGACGGTACCAAGGCGAAGTCCGAAGGCGGTCTCTCCGTGGCAACCGACGGCGCGGGCGTAACGCTTGGTGCCGCCGCCGAGAAGAATACACGCCTGACCGCCACACTCGCTCCTGCGAGCGGGGCCACGGTTTTCACCGTCTCCTACGCCCGTGGCGAGGCAAAGCCGGTGAAGCCCCTGTCCCCCATCGGCCTGACCAAGGGCGGCGAGGGCCTGTGGAAAGAAACGATCACCACCGCCGGCAGCACCAGCAGCGATACCAAGTCGCCTTGGGTGACTGATACCCTGACCCTGCCGGAAAACAACCCGTGGAAAGCGAACATCCGCTTCGGCGGCTTCGACTTCATCGATGAAGACAGCGCCGCGCTCTCCGCATGGAACGGCGATGTCTGGATCGTGAAGGGCATCAAGGGCGATCTCTCCAAGCTGGAGTGGAAGCGCTACGCCGCCGGCCTCTTCGAGCCGCTCGGCGTGAAAGTGGTGGATGGCGACATCTACGTGCACGGCCGCGACCAGATCACCAAACTGAAGGACCTGAATCAGGACGGCGAGGCCGACCAGTTCGAGTGCTTCTTCAACGGCGTGGCGGTTTCGCCGAACTTCCACGAGTTCGCCTTCGACCTGCAGACGGACAGCGACGGCAACTTCTACTTCTCCAAGGCTGCCCCGGTGAAGCCCGGTGGCCGCGGCTTCGACACCATCTTCCCGAACCACGGCACGGTCATGCGCCTGTCGAAGGACGGCAGCAGCTTCGAGGTCATCGCGACGGGCCTGCGCGCCCCCGGCGGCGTGGGCGTCGGCCCGAACGGTGAGATCACCACCGGCGAGAACGAGGGCACCTGGCAGCCCTGCTGCAAGATCAACTTCATCACCGCCGACCAGCGTCCGGCCTTCTTCGGCACCGAGCCGAGCCGCCAGACCCTGAAGGACGCTCCCTACACCGAGCCGCTCTGCTACCTGCCGATGGACGTGGACAACTCCGGCGGATCCCAGATCTGGGTACCGCAGGGGGTGAAGTGGGGCCTGAAGCCCGGCGAGCTGATCCACCTTTCCTACGGCCAGTCCTCGCTCTACCGCGTGCTGAATGCCTCCGCGGAAGGCACCCTGCAGGGCGGCGTGGTCCGCATCCCCGTGAACCTCGGTTCCTCCGCGATGCGCGCCCGCTTCCATAAGGACGGCTCGCTCTTCGTGGCGGGCTTCCGCGGCTGGCAAACGAATGCCGCGAGCGAGTGCGCCTTCCAGCGCGTGCGCTACACCGGTGGCACCGTCACCATCCCGGACAAGCTTGAGATCACCGAGAAGGGCGTGCGCCTCCACTTCGAAGCCAAGCTCGACGAAGAGCTGGCGACCGACACGGAAAGCTACACCGCCTCCCGCTGGAACTACGTGCGCGGCCCGCAATACGGCTCCGGCGAGTTCTCCGCGGACAAGCCGGACACCGAAGCCGAGAAGATCGCGCTCGAGAAGGAATCGAAGGAGCATCACAACCGCGACACTGTGGAAGTGAGCGCTGCACGCCTGCTCGAAGACGGCCAGACCGTCGAACTCGACCTCGCAGGTCACAAGCCCTCCATGCAGCTCAAGGTCTCATGGGACCTCGAAAGCAGCGAAGGCGAAGTGCTGAAGGGCGACCTGCACGCCACCGTCCGCAAGATGGGGAAGTAA
- a CDS encoding stomatin-like protein, which yields MNATFLTPLLAQSDGSSGFFAALVVALVAILVVALIKTARIVPQRQAHIVERLGKYHRTMEAGFHITIPFIERVAYKHSLKEVAMDVPPQFCITKDNISIEIDGLLYMQVLDPKLASYGIDNYYFAATQLAQTTLRSEIGKLELDRTFEERDTINAQVITALDKASEPWGLKITRYEIANIKPPQSVQDALEKQMRAERERRATIALSEGQREAQINVAEGQKQEVIKQSEAKKLSQINEAEGKAREIELLANATAEGIIRIAHATQQPGGKDAVNLRIAEQYVIQFGNLAKETNTLILPQNLSDIGGAVAGLAKILDNSRQDGNSSIVPPPLR from the coding sequence ATGAACGCCACATTCCTCACGCCACTCCTCGCCCAGTCGGACGGAAGTTCCGGTTTCTTTGCCGCCTTGGTCGTCGCGCTGGTTGCTATCCTGGTCGTTGCGCTGATCAAAACCGCACGGATCGTCCCGCAGCGGCAGGCCCACATCGTCGAGCGGCTTGGCAAGTATCACCGCACGATGGAGGCAGGCTTTCACATCACGATCCCCTTCATCGAGCGCGTGGCCTACAAGCACTCGCTGAAGGAAGTGGCCATGGATGTGCCGCCGCAGTTCTGTATCACGAAGGATAACATCTCGATCGAGATCGACGGCTTGCTCTACATGCAGGTGCTCGATCCGAAGCTCGCTTCCTACGGCATCGACAATTATTACTTCGCCGCCACCCAGCTCGCGCAGACGACCCTGCGCTCGGAGATTGGCAAGCTGGAACTCGACCGCACCTTTGAGGAACGCGATACCATCAACGCGCAAGTAATCACCGCGCTCGACAAAGCCTCCGAGCCTTGGGGCCTGAAGATCACCCGCTACGAGATCGCGAACATCAAGCCGCCGCAATCGGTGCAGGACGCATTGGAGAAGCAGATGCGCGCGGAGCGTGAACGCCGTGCGACCATCGCCCTCTCCGAAGGTCAGCGCGAGGCGCAGATCAACGTGGCAGAAGGCCAGAAGCAGGAAGTCATCAAGCAATCCGAGGCCAAGAAGCTCAGCCAGATCAACGAGGCCGAAGGTAAGGCCCGCGAGATCGAACTGCTGGCAAACGCCACGGCGGAAGGAATCATCCGCATCGCCCACGCCACCCAGCAACCGGGCGGCAAGGACGCGGTGAACCTGCGGATCGCGGAGCAGTACGTCATCCAGTTCGGCAACCTCGCGAAGGAAACGAACACCCTGATCCTGCCGCAGAACCTGAGCGACATCGGCGGCGCCGTAGCCGGCCTCGCGAAGATCCTGGACAACAGCAGACAGGACGGCAACTCGTCAATCGTGCCCCCGCCGCTGCGGTGA
- a CDS encoding thiamine pyrophosphate-binding protein yields MTTWEAACSTVDSCLARGVSEFVICAGARNAALVEVLARAEAAGVARVWRHFEERSAGFFALGRTMATGEPCAVVTTSGTAVAELLPAVVEAYYQGRPLLALTADRPERFRGTGAPQAITQPGIFGEHAGTGEISAWLQRAPWHWNVELEEDFQPGEWTAPSGLQKPRIPPPNFSVAELAHWLRDDLYRGLVVMIGDLEPEDQEHVFHFCVDLGAPVAVEATSGLREALVELCLPDPDRMLRETPPGKVLRIGGVPSGRFWRDLENFPETEVWNITRTGFPGLARECTTIVSPVGRAIKGLGDVEKAGDALDYFRRTSRRAGEIEDLVEAYPESEPGLLRVLSAYASTGSALYLGNSMPIREWNLFAQCSKPVTDVRANRGVNGIDGQLSTWLGWTADLEDAWCLVGDLTALYDLAAPAWLGQIERKGRVLVVINNGGGQIFSRLPRLDSMSERAKELMLNPHEVRLDSWAAMWGMNYLRIANEDGFDELSPGETPLVVEVVPDAEESAFFWKAWDAMK; encoded by the coding sequence GTGACCACTTGGGAGGCAGCTTGTTCCACCGTCGATTCCTGTCTCGCGCGCGGCGTGAGCGAGTTCGTGATCTGCGCCGGAGCGCGGAATGCGGCCCTTGTTGAAGTCTTGGCCCGCGCGGAAGCCGCTGGCGTGGCCCGGGTCTGGCGTCATTTTGAGGAACGCAGCGCCGGATTCTTCGCGCTAGGCCGGACCATGGCCACGGGCGAGCCCTGCGCGGTGGTCACCACCAGCGGCACCGCCGTCGCCGAGCTGCTGCCCGCCGTGGTCGAGGCCTATTATCAGGGCCGCCCCCTGCTGGCCCTGACTGCCGATCGCCCGGAGCGCTTCCGCGGCACCGGTGCCCCGCAGGCGATCACCCAGCCCGGGATCTTCGGCGAGCATGCCGGCACCGGAGAGATCTCCGCTTGGCTCCAGCGGGCGCCCTGGCACTGGAATGTCGAGCTGGAGGAGGACTTCCAGCCCGGTGAATGGACGGCACCCTCAGGACTCCAGAAGCCGCGGATCCCACCGCCGAATTTCTCCGTGGCGGAGCTAGCCCACTGGCTGCGCGACGATCTCTACCGCGGTCTCGTCGTGATGATCGGCGATCTGGAGCCGGAGGATCAGGAGCACGTTTTCCACTTCTGCGTCGACCTCGGCGCTCCCGTCGCGGTCGAGGCGACCAGCGGCCTTCGCGAAGCCCTCGTCGAGCTCTGCCTGCCGGATCCCGACCGGATGCTGCGGGAGACGCCGCCGGGCAAGGTCCTGCGGATCGGCGGGGTGCCGAGCGGTCGCTTCTGGCGCGATCTCGAGAACTTTCCGGAGACGGAGGTCTGGAATATCACCCGCACCGGCTTCCCCGGTCTCGCCCGGGAATGCACCACCATCGTCTCGCCGGTGGGCCGGGCGATCAAGGGACTGGGTGACGTGGAGAAGGCAGGCGACGCGCTCGACTACTTCCGTCGTACTTCACGCCGTGCCGGGGAGATCGAGGATCTGGTGGAAGCCTACCCGGAGAGCGAGCCCGGCCTGCTGCGCGTCCTCTCCGCCTATGCTTCCACCGGCTCGGCCTTGTATCTCGGCAATAGCATGCCGATCCGCGAGTGGAACCTCTTCGCCCAGTGCAGCAAGCCGGTGACCGATGTGCGTGCGAATCGCGGCGTGAACGGCATTGATGGTCAGCTCTCCACCTGGCTCGGCTGGACGGCGGACTTGGAAGACGCCTGGTGCTTGGTGGGCGATCTCACCGCGCTTTACGATCTTGCCGCACCCGCATGGCTCGGGCAGATCGAGCGAAAGGGCCGGGTGCTGGTGGTGATCAACAACGGTGGCGGTCAAATCTTCTCCCGCCTGCCCCGGCTCGACTCGATGAGCGAGCGGGCGAAGGAGCTGATGCTGAATCCCCATGAAGTTCGTCTCGATAGCTGGGCGGCCATGTGGGGCATGAATTACCTCCGCATCGCCAACGAGGACGGCTTCGACGAACTCTCCCCTGGCGAAACCCCCTTGGTTGTGGAAGTGGTCCCCGACGCCGAAGAAAGCGCCTTCTTCTGGAAGGCGTGGGACGCCATGAAATGA
- a CDS encoding c-type cytochrome, which produces MKPILLARFALPLSLLTTAAQAELAATFESGGAKDTRTDRLPALLVNAGEAPTPFLPAGAFTTTWTGKMVLDERLRLEFSFEGEGDAVLTVDGKEVHKESGKFGATASKSTRLNKGEHDVTITYKSKPDGSGQFRLFWKEAAFPRQSVPPTAFAKAEAPVDLARKGRLLFAENHCSKCHFDLDGKLGATPMFQLQEQGPILAQSGGRLNEEWIARWIADPSALRPDTRMPALVDASTDEGKQQAADLAAYLMTFKTEVPAAPDKALAQKGGEHFHRLGCASCHTGPQAVPSAEDAKGRVPLHNVAAKFQPGALAGFLKNPQLLYSHIGMPNFSLSDEEANSIAAYVLDASSKVEQKPSGFPKGSAEKGAALAAALNCGSCHAGLPMNPMAAPSLAKTFEADWTAKGCVSGKHGGKVPKLALNDDDRAALVAFSKKGLEPLARHVPAEYAAAKLESLHCTSCHGMDGKPSLLDTVHLETKSLVEHVHGEHDKVDQSRPHLTYIGEMLYSSYLESIIGGTLTAKPRPWLDMRMPAFPSYAPGLASGLAAIHGVAPGKPDAANPDKAQADIGKKLISTAEGFGCTTCHGVGPVKASAAFEVEGPNFAISHERLRHEWYVRWLDNPTSVTPSTKMPRYSQEGKSQRPELGGDALKQFEAIWQYIQKPD; this is translated from the coding sequence ATGAAGCCGATCCTCCTTGCCCGGTTTGCCCTGCCTCTGTCGCTGCTCACGACGGCGGCACAGGCGGAACTCGCCGCGACCTTCGAGTCCGGCGGGGCGAAAGACACCCGCACCGACCGACTCCCCGCCCTGCTGGTGAATGCCGGTGAGGCGCCGACTCCCTTCCTGCCCGCGGGTGCCTTTACCACCACGTGGACCGGCAAGATGGTCTTGGACGAGCGTCTGCGCCTGGAGTTCTCCTTCGAGGGTGAAGGCGACGCCGTGCTCACGGTCGATGGCAAGGAGGTCCACAAGGAGTCCGGCAAGTTCGGCGCCACCGCATCCAAGAGCACCCGCCTGAACAAGGGCGAGCACGACGTCACGATCACCTACAAGTCGAAGCCCGATGGCTCCGGCCAGTTTCGCTTGTTCTGGAAGGAAGCCGCCTTCCCGCGCCAGAGCGTGCCGCCGACCGCCTTCGCCAAGGCCGAGGCACCGGTGGATCTCGCACGCAAGGGCCGACTGCTCTTCGCGGAGAACCATTGCTCGAAGTGCCACTTCGACCTCGATGGCAAACTGGGAGCGACCCCGATGTTCCAGCTCCAGGAGCAGGGCCCGATCCTCGCTCAATCCGGCGGCCGCTTGAATGAAGAGTGGATCGCACGCTGGATTGCTGATCCCTCCGCGCTCCGTCCCGATACCCGCATGCCCGCGCTGGTGGATGCCTCCACCGATGAAGGCAAGCAACAGGCCGCCGACCTCGCGGCCTACCTCATGACCTTCAAGACGGAGGTCCCTGCCGCTCCGGACAAAGCCCTCGCTCAGAAAGGTGGCGAGCACTTCCACCGCCTCGGCTGCGCCTCCTGCCACACCGGCCCGCAAGCGGTGCCGAGTGCGGAAGATGCCAAGGGCCGCGTGCCCCTGCACAACGTGGCCGCGAAGTTCCAACCGGGAGCCCTCGCCGGCTTCCTGAAGAATCCGCAGTTGCTCTACTCGCACATCGGAATGCCGAACTTCTCGCTCAGCGATGAAGAGGCCAATTCGATCGCGGCCTACGTCCTCGACGCCTCCTCAAAGGTTGAGCAGAAGCCTTCCGGCTTTCCGAAGGGCAGTGCCGAAAAGGGTGCGGCTCTCGCTGCGGCACTGAATTGCGGCAGCTGCCACGCCGGCCTGCCGATGAACCCGATGGCAGCGCCTTCGCTGGCGAAGACCTTCGAAGCCGATTGGACCGCCAAGGGCTGCGTCTCCGGCAAGCACGGCGGCAAGGTGCCGAAGCTGGCCCTGAACGACGACGATCGAGCCGCCTTGGTGGCCTTCTCCAAGAAGGGCCTCGAGCCGCTCGCCCGCCACGTGCCGGCCGAATACGCCGCTGCCAAGCTGGAATCCCTCCATTGCACCAGCTGCCACGGGATGGATGGCAAGCCCTCGCTTCTCGATACCGTGCACCTCGAAACCAAGAGCTTGGTGGAGCACGTTCACGGCGAGCACGACAAGGTGGACCAGTCCCGCCCTCACCTCACCTACATCGGTGAGATGCTCTACTCCTCCTATCTCGAATCGATCATCGGCGGCACGCTGACTGCCAAGCCGCGTCCTTGGCTCGACATGCGCATGCCTGCCTTCCCGAGCTATGCTCCGGGACTTGCCAGCGGTCTCGCCGCCATCCACGGCGTGGCACCCGGCAAGCCTGATGCCGCAAATCCCGACAAGGCCCAGGCGGATATCGGCAAGAAGCTGATCAGCACGGCGGAAGGCTTCGGCTGCACCACCTGCCACGGCGTCGGCCCCGTGAAAGCCAGCGCCGCCTTCGAGGTCGAAGGCCCGAACTTCGCGATCTCGCATGAGCGCCTGCGCCACGAATGGTATGTCCGCTGGCTGGACAACCCGACCTCGGTGACGCCCTCTACCAAGATGCCGCGCTACTCGCAGGAAGGAAAGTCGCAGCGCCCGGAGCTGGGCGGGGATGCCCTGAAGCAGTTCGAGGCGATCTGGCAGTACATCCAGAAGCCGGACTGA
- a CDS encoding NAD(P)/FAD-dependent oxidoreductase: MNGEIEIAIVGSGPAGCTLAALLAQRGIRTVVFDDDRRPELLVGESLLPRVVNLMRRLGIEDRVSAFSQYKPGVGFIARDGSRLDFFFPQKAIKGMPNYAYNIPRPEYDKLLRTRAEELGVFFVKGRAELEKGTEGREIQLTAACLASVPELKGVHPKLLVDSTGRARTFAKVIGVGSQRGKRNDVAYFAHFEGFDVEAMREGQVVITTLSRGWSWRIPLPGRLSVGVVVDKSAAKEHGETPEERLESIIDNEAFLKNAGKGRRRVTPVMTYTNYQLISDRGHGPGWVAAGDAFGFVDPMLSPGLFMAMHSADLIDHHVFSGGTTALLSQPARLAKAFDRVFDELLDWHEAWSELIEYFYDGRMYALHAAGEQLSQRYGESALPRLMERHLTKQITRLLSGVSTRSRYGRNLLRFSLKHLVWDVDPAENFEIKA; this comes from the coding sequence GTGAACGGAGAGATCGAGATCGCGATCGTGGGCAGCGGCCCCGCAGGATGCACCCTGGCCGCGCTGCTGGCGCAACGGGGGATCCGGACCGTGGTTTTCGACGACGACCGACGCCCCGAATTGCTGGTGGGCGAGTCGCTCCTGCCGCGCGTGGTCAACCTTATGCGCCGTCTCGGCATCGAGGACCGGGTAAGTGCTTTCTCCCAATACAAGCCGGGCGTCGGCTTCATTGCGCGCGATGGCAGCCGCCTCGACTTCTTTTTCCCGCAGAAGGCGATCAAGGGGATGCCGAACTACGCCTACAACATCCCTCGTCCGGAGTACGACAAGCTCCTGCGCACCCGTGCCGAGGAGCTGGGAGTCTTCTTCGTGAAGGGACGTGCCGAACTTGAGAAGGGCACCGAAGGGCGGGAGATCCAGCTCACCGCCGCCTGCCTTGCCTCCGTGCCGGAGTTGAAAGGCGTTCACCCCAAGCTTTTGGTCGATTCCACCGGCCGTGCCCGCACCTTCGCCAAGGTCATCGGTGTGGGATCGCAGCGCGGGAAGCGCAATGACGTGGCCTACTTCGCCCACTTCGAGGGCTTCGACGTGGAAGCCATGCGTGAAGGCCAGGTGGTGATCACCACGCTCAGCCGGGGCTGGAGCTGGCGCATCCCGCTGCCGGGTCGTCTCTCGGTCGGTGTGGTGGTGGACAAATCGGCCGCAAAGGAACACGGCGAAACTCCCGAGGAGCGCTTGGAGTCGATCATCGACAACGAGGCTTTCCTGAAGAATGCCGGCAAGGGCCGCCGCCGGGTCACGCCGGTGATGACCTACACCAACTACCAGCTCATCTCCGATCGCGGCCACGGGCCCGGGTGGGTGGCTGCGGGCGATGCCTTCGGCTTCGTTGATCCCATGCTCTCGCCCGGCCTGTTCATGGCCATGCATTCGGCGGATCTCATCGACCACCATGTGTTCTCCGGCGGCACCACCGCCCTGCTCTCCCAGCCGGCGCGTCTGGCAAAGGCCTTCGACCGCGTCTTCGACGAACTGCTCGATTGGCACGAGGCCTGGTCCGAGCTGATCGAATATTTCTACGATGGCCGGATGTATGCGCTTCACGCCGCGGGCGAACAGCTCTCCCAGCGCTACGGCGAGTCCGCCTTGCCGCGCCTGATGGAGCGCCATCTGACCAAACAGATCACGCGGCTCCTCTCCGGAGTGTCCACGCGCAGCCGCTACGGGCGGAATCTGCTGCGCTTCTCGCTGAAGCACCTCGTCTGGGACGTCGATCCCGCCGAGAATTTCGAGATCAAAGCTTGA